DNA sequence from the Marinilongibacter aquaticus genome:
AGAGAAGCCGAAGTCATTGTGCAAAAGCCAGGTCCACTCGGCTTGATGGTCGGATTCCAAATCGTCATAGATAACAATAATGTCGGGTCTGAGTATGAGGTAGTGCCTTCTGAACGATTTTACCCCCAAATTTACATTTTCTCCTTGGTCGTATCCCGAATAGGCATTGGAGGCATCTCCCAATGCATACGAAATTTGTTTTCCATGGAGGAATTTTGGAATCAGCCCATAGGCCCCGGCATTATAGGGTTGTCCTTTTCCATCGATCAGTATGGCGTTATGCCCCTGAGTGTGTTTGTACCAACCGAGAAAGTGGGGGTCTCCCATTGCGGGACGGTAACCGGAATTATAAAAAAGCCTTTTGCCCCCATAAGCAATATTGAAGCTGTTTTGATCTGCGTGCGTATGGGCCAATGAACCAAATGGACTGCTTCGAATAGAGAGCATTAGGTTCTTTGAGGCCTGTTGAAGGTTTGTGTGCATATAGGCTACGCCCACATCGGGAAATACTGCGGCCTGCGGCATCTTAAAATCTTTTACGGGATCTGGGGCTTGCATTTCATCCCCTCTGGTGATCCTAAACCAGCGAAACTCTTGATCGCTTGCGATATCTGAATTCAGACCTTTTGCCACTTCGTGAGCATACCACGCTGCGTAGGGGTCTTTAAGCATGCGTGATGCTGCATCGGCATAACCGGCGTAGCCTATACTTGGTCTTTGAAGCCTATCCCCATTATTACAGAAACCGTCAGCTATGGAATTTGGAGGGAAAGCATAAAGCAACCATTTGGGATTGTTTTTGAACCATGGATGCGTGTGGTAATTCAGGCCACTTAGTGCTTCAAAAATGCTTGCCGCATCATAAATGGTAACCGTATTCATCCGGAAGTATCCTGTGCCATTGAACCAGGCCCCATCTTCTGCACCCATTTTTGGATTTTGTGCAATCCATAAATCGTAGATGTAGGCAAACCACTTCTCGGCATCTGGGGTTTCTCCAACCAGAGCCAGAGAGGACTGAAGTAAACGGTGCAGGATATGTTGCCAAACATGCATGGCGGAAGACCTGGTCTCCACATTTCCGAGCCATTTTTTATAAAAACCATTTGCTCTTGCAGAAATGCTCGTGATCATGCCTTCTTTTTCTTTGTTGGGGATTTTGTCCCAAAATGTGTCCAAGGCGATGGCCAATCCAGCCATTATTCCCGAATCACCAAAGTCGGAAACCTGAGAATAACCTTCCGGGTCCCATTTACAAGCCTCGATAATCCATTTTCTTGCTTGTTGATAATATTTTTCATCTCCTGTTAGTACATAGGCTTCCGAAAAGGTTTTCAGAACGGTAAAAACTTGCCAACCGTATTTTTTGCTTGCTAGAATTCCCAATTTTCGGTCTTCGAAACTGTTCCTTCCTTCTGCTTCAGGTATCAACTTATTCTCGGTTGGTATCTCCAGCATCATGAAATCATCGGCTTCGTCAATTAGATTCTCCGTCTCCGGGTAATTTTTGGCCTTCTGTCTTAGGTTTTCAATGTTCTCTTTATATGTAAGGACTCGTGGGTGTTCCTTGGGAATACGTGCAATGATCTCGGAACTTGTAAGGCTCTGGAAATCATATGATCTTTCCGATATTCTGAAATGGTTTAAACCGCTCCACTCGCCATTTTCAGGTTTGTATTGCCAATACCAAGTTCCAACTTGCATTTGCCGATGGGGGTTGAAGATACCATATATGAGCCCTTTTTTTTCGATCAAATTCTCTTGGAAATCAGAAGAATTGGATAACCGTACCTGATACGTTACATTTTTTTTTGTAGGCCACTGCAAGGATGGAGAGTTGCTGATGGCCATTTCACCTCCTGATGGCTCTGCCCAGATACGGTTTTTGGGGTAAATAACGGACACCTCGGGCGATTGGTATTGCCCCCATGTTGCTTGTATGGTTGAAAGTATTATTGCAAAAATGAGATAAGTAGGATTGCTGACGAAAGTGGATATCGTCTGCCCTTTGTCTGGTGAAATGATTATCATAAGGTTTGTTTTTTATGGTATTTGCACCAAAGCTTAATGCTCCAGAGCATATACTTTGAAATTGCGGTATCTAAAATGTGTCCACTGCATTTGGCGAAAACCGATTTTCCCCTCTTGCAGCACCGAACCGTAGGTCTTTCCGTCATCTGTCCAATCAATTATTTTCCGACTGTCAACGTACATCGAAATGTGTCCCTGATCCTTTATAAGAACTATTTTATGAATGCTTTTGGATGCGGCCGGAATCCCGTCTTCACCATTTTGAACCAAATGGAAGCCCATATTTTTTCGTAAGTGGCTGATTACTCTTGCTCGATTGTCTTTGCCGTTGGCATAGTACGAAATGTGATAGCTATTGATATCGCTCTTGGTGTAAGTACGGAATATACCGTTACGTTTTTTCAATGAAGTATCGAAGATATCCTCACCGTGTATCCCCTTGGCTGAAAAAAACAC
Encoded proteins:
- a CDS encoding DUF4962 domain-containing protein, translated to MIIISPDKGQTISTFVSNPTYLIFAIILSTIQATWGQYQSPEVSVIYPKNRIWAEPSGGEMAISNSPSLQWPTKKNVTYQVRLSNSSDFQENLIEKKGLIYGIFNPHRQMQVGTWYWQYKPENGEWSGLNHFRISERSYDFQSLTSSEIIARIPKEHPRVLTYKENIENLRQKAKNYPETENLIDEADDFMMLEIPTENKLIPEAEGRNSFEDRKLGILASKKYGWQVFTVLKTFSEAYVLTGDEKYYQQARKWIIEACKWDPEGYSQVSDFGDSGIMAGLAIALDTFWDKIPNKEKEGMITSISARANGFYKKWLGNVETRSSAMHVWQHILHRLLQSSLALVGETPDAEKWFAYIYDLWIAQNPKMGAEDGAWFNGTGYFRMNTVTIYDAASIFEALSGLNYHTHPWFKNNPKWLLYAFPPNSIADGFCNNGDRLQRPSIGYAGYADAASRMLKDPYAAWYAHEVAKGLNSDIASDQEFRWFRITRGDEMQAPDPVKDFKMPQAAVFPDVGVAYMHTNLQQASKNLMLSIRSSPFGSLAHTHADQNSFNIAYGGKRLFYNSGYRPAMGDPHFLGWYKHTQGHNAILIDGKGQPYNAGAYGLIPKFLHGKQISYALGDASNAYSGYDQGENVNLGVKSFRRHYLILRPDIIVIYDDLESDHQAEWTWLLHNDFGFSLNEQKNGVLAKNDLVQARLSLFSSSDIHFSISNEFSIPVDNWTNKLDEDGEPLDFKDQWHFKGSSNENQSKMRFLAIFQIDTENNPSPVQTLRKGTYSVGDWEISAEMDINRNALLSVRKKDGTAAFTSSGPLKTDESTHDNANAKIFETIDRKPIYKESADEVPTAIQNAILRAKSHEKH
- a CDS encoding YesU family protein; translated protein: MKRRNKSPITKTGFLIVLLICTQSGLRAQVVHNKGPLLYENPLSSQKDIKGWRMEGPGKTTFKKGWMHMFSPNEEGHHVLWCNEDFSDSFIAEWEVQNIETDAGLVIVFFSAKGIHGEDIFDTSLKKRNGIFRTYTKSDINSYHISYYANGKDNRARVISHLRKNMGFHLVQNGEDGIPAASKSIHKIVLIKDQGHISMYVDSRKIIDWTDDGKTYGSVLQEGKIGFRQMQWTHFRYRNFKVYALEH